The proteins below are encoded in one region of bacterium:
- the yidC gene encoding membrane protein insertase YidC: VASAAPEAVAVDRPLWNATFSNVGGGLESWRLKSYTYAKGAKDAADASIGGTPLEIVRPGSAALPLSFVFTDAATQAAFARPQLVQRTPTGFTLAGADAGGLRLTRTYSFDPGGYRGDVLITLENAGETPRAVSWEMAFGPGVDRHLPESAKNDEGVTYLAGSNRDSVKVKKVGEAKELGPVSWVAVGNRYFVAALLPLEGSLSAFARRTTPAGEEIGVHSQLAALGPRQSVTYRVAMYLGPKDRKVLAAAAKGLELTVDYGWFWWLAIPFLGILQFCYGFLRSYGLAILALTFLVKAALFPVSFKMFRSMKKMQELQPKMAALKAKFKSDNQGLQQATMALYREHKVNPMAGCLPMVVQIPVFFALYKVLYNAIELRGAGFLYIPDLSLKDPYYITPILMGVTMLIQQRMTPTAGDPAQAKMMMFMPVIMTAMFINFSSGLVLYFLFSNLLSIAEQKVFRVLGARGQAATAAVVDEAGGTGKKKRLPRA; the protein is encoded by the coding sequence GTCGCGTCGGCGGCCCCCGAGGCCGTCGCCGTCGACCGGCCGCTCTGGAATGCGACCTTCTCGAACGTCGGTGGCGGCCTCGAGAGCTGGCGGCTGAAATCCTACACCTACGCAAAGGGCGCCAAGGACGCCGCGGACGCCTCCATCGGCGGCACGCCCCTCGAGATCGTGCGCCCCGGTTCCGCCGCGCTGCCGCTCTCCTTCGTCTTCACCGACGCGGCGACGCAGGCCGCGTTCGCCCGGCCGCAACTCGTGCAACGGACCCCGACCGGCTTCACGCTCGCCGGCGCCGACGCCGGCGGGCTGCGGCTGACGCGCACCTACAGCTTCGATCCCGGTGGCTACCGCGGGGACGTCCTCATCACGCTGGAGAACGCCGGGGAGACCCCGCGCGCCGTGTCCTGGGAGATGGCGTTCGGGCCCGGCGTGGACCGGCATCTCCCGGAGAGCGCGAAGAACGACGAGGGCGTGACGTATCTCGCCGGCTCGAACCGCGACAGCGTCAAGGTCAAGAAGGTCGGCGAGGCCAAGGAGCTCGGCCCGGTCTCCTGGGTGGCCGTCGGCAACCGCTACTTCGTCGCCGCGCTGCTGCCGCTGGAGGGCTCGCTCTCGGCGTTCGCCCGGCGCACGACGCCGGCCGGCGAGGAGATCGGCGTGCACTCGCAGCTGGCCGCGCTCGGGCCGCGCCAGTCCGTGACCTACCGCGTCGCGATGTATCTCGGCCCGAAGGACCGCAAGGTGCTGGCGGCCGCGGCCAAGGGCCTCGAGCTCACTGTCGACTACGGCTGGTTCTGGTGGCTGGCAATCCCCTTCCTGGGCATCCTGCAGTTCTGCTACGGCTTCCTCAGGAGCTATGGGCTGGCGATCCTCGCGCTCACCTTCCTCGTCAAGGCCGCCCTCTTCCCGGTCAGCTTCAAGATGTTCCGGTCCATGAAGAAGATGCAGGAGCTGCAGCCGAAGATGGCCGCGCTCAAGGCCAAGTTCAAGAGCGACAACCAGGGGCTCCAGCAGGCGACCATGGCCCTGTACCGCGAGCACAAGGTCAACCCGATGGCCGGCTGCCTGCCGATGGTCGTGCAGATCCCGGTCTTCTTCGCGCTCTACAAGGTGCTCTACAACGCGATCGAGCTGCGCGGCGCGGGCTTCCTCTACATCCCGGACCTCTCGCTGAAGGACCCGTACTACATCACCCCGATCCTGATGGGCGTGACGATGCTCATCCAGCAGCGGATGACGCCGACGGCAGGCGATCCGGCGCAGGCGAAGATGATGATGTTCATGCCCGTGATCATGACGGCCATGTTCATCAACTTCTCGTCCGGGCTCGTCCTCTACTTCCTCTTCTCCAACCTGCTCTCGATCGCGGAGCAGAAGGTCTTCCGGGTCCTCGGCGCGCGCGGGCAAGCCGCGACGGCGGCGGTCGTCGACGAGGCCG